The Malus domestica chromosome 06, GDT2T_hap1 genome has a segment encoding these proteins:
- the LOC103438668 gene encoding uncharacterized protein isoform X1, with translation MMLKNKFLPSVRGWWPHSGIIAVVVLLALICCCRPVAASDVKNMESDRKDGVCWTRVGQPCPLKCAFELFDTTFLNNTKMLEIVRGQKDFNLPIITANRKLVASEDGGLRNPSYLVFNSGWGSEQSQHATKKFNYPSLSGIKKPRSEEDIAFMSVLELGELIRTKQITSKELTRIFLKRLKRYNDVLEAVVTYTEELAYKQAKEADQLLAKGVYLGPLHGIPYGLKDIIAVPHYKTTWGSRSFKNQVLDIEAWVYKRLKAAGAVLVAKLVSGSLAYDDIWFGGRTRNPWNIEEFSTGSSAGPAACTSAGMVPFAIGSETAGSVTYPAARCGVTALRPTFGTTGRTGVMSISESLDKLGPFCRSAADCAIVLDAIRGKDPDDLSSRDIPLGDPFLVDIKKLTVGYLEDAEMEVVHVLASKGVKMIPFKLNYTVDSVQGILNFTMDVDMLAHFDEWQRSRHDDVYEAQEQWPTELHRARVIPAVDYVQAQRARGKLIREVKESFTVDAFIGNATDWERVCLGNLVGIPVIVVPTGFKSISNSPHSNHTRRRTTITTGIYAPPERDHIALALAMAFQSVTNHHKQRPPIDNRGSSDPIQTLPK, from the exons GAGAGTGATCGCAAGGATGGTGTGTGTTGGACGAGAGTTGGTCAACCTTGCCCCCTCAAATGTGCATTTGAGTTGTTTGACACCACATTCTTGAATAACACAAAG ATGCTGGAGATTGTGAGGGGTCAAAAGGACTTTAACCTGCCCATAATCACAGCTAATAGAAAATTAGTAGCTTCTGAGGATGGAGGTTTGCGTAACCCCTcttatttggttttcaattcTGGATGGGGCAGTGAACAGTCTCAGCATGCCACTAAAAAGTTCAATTATCCTTCTCTTTCCGGCATAAAAAAACCGAGAAGTGAAGAAGATATCGCCTTTATGAGT GTTCTTGAATTAGGAGAGCTCATTAGAACAAAGCAAATTACGTCGAAGGAGCTTACGAGAATTTTTCTGAAAAGACTGAAAAG GTACAATGATGTTCTTGAGGCTGTGGTGACATATACAGAAGAGTTAGCATACAAGCAAGCAAAAGAGGCTGATCAATTGCTTGCCAAAGGAGTGTATTTGG GTCCTCTGCATGGGATTCCTTATGGGTTGAAGGATATAATTGCAGTACCGCACTACAAAACAACGTGGGGTTCCAGAAGTTTCAAAAATCAAGTTCTTGACATTGAAGCTTGGGTTTACAAGAG GCTGAAGGCTGCAGGGGCAGTTCTCGTCGCAAAGCTTGTTTCCGGATCACTTGCATATGATGACATCTGGTTTGGTGGTCGAACAAGGAACCCATGGAATATCGAGGAGTTCTCCACAGGTTCATCAGCCGGCCCTGCTGCCTGCACTTCAGCAG GTATGGTTCCATTCGCAATCGGATCAGAAACAGCTGGCTCTGTGACCTACCCTGCTGCACGCTGTGGCGTGACAGCATTGCGCCCAACGTTTGGCACTACTGGGCGAACTGGTGTAATGAGCATATCGGAAAGCTTG GACAAGCTTGGACCTTTCTGTCGAAGCGCCGCAGACTGTGCCATTGTTCTGGATGCCATTAGAGGAAAGGACCCAGATGATCTTTCGTCGAGAGACATTCCTCTTGGTGATCCGTTTTTGGTTGACATTAAAAAACTTACGGTCGGATATTTAGAAGATGCTGAGATGGAG GTTGTTCATGTTCTTGCATCAAAAGGTGTAAAAATGATCCCTTTCAAGCTAAACTACACAGTTGATTCTGTTCAAGGCATCCTAAATTTTACCATGGACGTCGACATGTTGGCTCACTTTGATGAATGGCAGCGCTCCCGCCATGATGATGTTTACGAAGCTCAAGAACAGTGGCCTACTGAACTCCACCGTGCACGTGTCATTCCTGCAGTAGATTATGTACAAGCACAAAGAGCAAGGGGGAAGTTAATCCGAGAAGTAAAAGAGAGTTTTACCGTGGATGCGTTCATTGGCAATGCAACTGATTGGGAGAGAGTTTGTTTGGGAAATCTTGTTGGTATACCTGTAATTGTTGTTCCAACAGGGTTTAAAAGCATATCAAATTCACCTCATAGCAACCATACTCGAAGAAGAACCACGATCACCACCGGCATTTATGCTCCTCCTGAGCGTGACCATATT GCTCTAGCACTAGCTATGGCTTTCCAATCCGTCACCAATCACCACAAGCAACGGCCTCCGATCGATAATCGTGGATCAAGTGATCCAATCCAAACTCTTCCCAAATGA
- the LOC103438668 gene encoding uncharacterized protein isoform X2, producing MMLKNKFLPSVRGWWPHSGIIAVVVLLALICCCRPVAASDVKNMESDRKDGVCWTRVGQPCPLKCAFELFDTTFLNNTKVLELGELIRTKQITSKELTRIFLKRLKRYNDVLEAVVTYTEELAYKQAKEADQLLAKGVYLGPLHGIPYGLKDIIAVPHYKTTWGSRSFKNQVLDIEAWVYKRLKAAGAVLVAKLVSGSLAYDDIWFGGRTRNPWNIEEFSTGSSAGPAACTSAGMVPFAIGSETAGSVTYPAARCGVTALRPTFGTTGRTGVMSISESLDKLGPFCRSAADCAIVLDAIRGKDPDDLSSRDIPLGDPFLVDIKKLTVGYLEDAEMEVVHVLASKGVKMIPFKLNYTVDSVQGILNFTMDVDMLAHFDEWQRSRHDDVYEAQEQWPTELHRARVIPAVDYVQAQRARGKLIREVKESFTVDAFIGNATDWERVCLGNLVGIPVIVVPTGFKSISNSPHSNHTRRRTTITTGIYAPPERDHIALALAMAFQSVTNHHKQRPPIDNRGSSDPIQTLPK from the exons GAGAGTGATCGCAAGGATGGTGTGTGTTGGACGAGAGTTGGTCAACCTTGCCCCCTCAAATGTGCATTTGAGTTGTTTGACACCACATTCTTGAATAACACAAAG GTTCTTGAATTAGGAGAGCTCATTAGAACAAAGCAAATTACGTCGAAGGAGCTTACGAGAATTTTTCTGAAAAGACTGAAAAG GTACAATGATGTTCTTGAGGCTGTGGTGACATATACAGAAGAGTTAGCATACAAGCAAGCAAAAGAGGCTGATCAATTGCTTGCCAAAGGAGTGTATTTGG GTCCTCTGCATGGGATTCCTTATGGGTTGAAGGATATAATTGCAGTACCGCACTACAAAACAACGTGGGGTTCCAGAAGTTTCAAAAATCAAGTTCTTGACATTGAAGCTTGGGTTTACAAGAG GCTGAAGGCTGCAGGGGCAGTTCTCGTCGCAAAGCTTGTTTCCGGATCACTTGCATATGATGACATCTGGTTTGGTGGTCGAACAAGGAACCCATGGAATATCGAGGAGTTCTCCACAGGTTCATCAGCCGGCCCTGCTGCCTGCACTTCAGCAG GTATGGTTCCATTCGCAATCGGATCAGAAACAGCTGGCTCTGTGACCTACCCTGCTGCACGCTGTGGCGTGACAGCATTGCGCCCAACGTTTGGCACTACTGGGCGAACTGGTGTAATGAGCATATCGGAAAGCTTG GACAAGCTTGGACCTTTCTGTCGAAGCGCCGCAGACTGTGCCATTGTTCTGGATGCCATTAGAGGAAAGGACCCAGATGATCTTTCGTCGAGAGACATTCCTCTTGGTGATCCGTTTTTGGTTGACATTAAAAAACTTACGGTCGGATATTTAGAAGATGCTGAGATGGAG GTTGTTCATGTTCTTGCATCAAAAGGTGTAAAAATGATCCCTTTCAAGCTAAACTACACAGTTGATTCTGTTCAAGGCATCCTAAATTTTACCATGGACGTCGACATGTTGGCTCACTTTGATGAATGGCAGCGCTCCCGCCATGATGATGTTTACGAAGCTCAAGAACAGTGGCCTACTGAACTCCACCGTGCACGTGTCATTCCTGCAGTAGATTATGTACAAGCACAAAGAGCAAGGGGGAAGTTAATCCGAGAAGTAAAAGAGAGTTTTACCGTGGATGCGTTCATTGGCAATGCAACTGATTGGGAGAGAGTTTGTTTGGGAAATCTTGTTGGTATACCTGTAATTGTTGTTCCAACAGGGTTTAAAAGCATATCAAATTCACCTCATAGCAACCATACTCGAAGAAGAACCACGATCACCACCGGCATTTATGCTCCTCCTGAGCGTGACCATATT GCTCTAGCACTAGCTATGGCTTTCCAATCCGTCACCAATCACCACAAGCAACGGCCTCCGATCGATAATCGTGGATCAAGTGATCCAATCCAAACTCTTCCCAAATGA
- the LOC103438668 gene encoding uncharacterized protein isoform X3 has protein sequence MMLKNKFLPSVRGWWPHSGIIAVVVLLALICCCRPVAASDVKNMVLELGELIRTKQITSKELTRIFLKRLKRYNDVLEAVVTYTEELAYKQAKEADQLLAKGVYLGPLHGIPYGLKDIIAVPHYKTTWGSRSFKNQVLDIEAWVYKRLKAAGAVLVAKLVSGSLAYDDIWFGGRTRNPWNIEEFSTGSSAGPAACTSAGMVPFAIGSETAGSVTYPAARCGVTALRPTFGTTGRTGVMSISESLDKLGPFCRSAADCAIVLDAIRGKDPDDLSSRDIPLGDPFLVDIKKLTVGYLEDAEMEVVHVLASKGVKMIPFKLNYTVDSVQGILNFTMDVDMLAHFDEWQRSRHDDVYEAQEQWPTELHRARVIPAVDYVQAQRARGKLIREVKESFTVDAFIGNATDWERVCLGNLVGIPVIVVPTGFKSISNSPHSNHTRRRTTITTGIYAPPERDHIALALAMAFQSVTNHHKQRPPIDNRGSSDPIQTLPK, from the exons GTTCTTGAATTAGGAGAGCTCATTAGAACAAAGCAAATTACGTCGAAGGAGCTTACGAGAATTTTTCTGAAAAGACTGAAAAG GTACAATGATGTTCTTGAGGCTGTGGTGACATATACAGAAGAGTTAGCATACAAGCAAGCAAAAGAGGCTGATCAATTGCTTGCCAAAGGAGTGTATTTGG GTCCTCTGCATGGGATTCCTTATGGGTTGAAGGATATAATTGCAGTACCGCACTACAAAACAACGTGGGGTTCCAGAAGTTTCAAAAATCAAGTTCTTGACATTGAAGCTTGGGTTTACAAGAG GCTGAAGGCTGCAGGGGCAGTTCTCGTCGCAAAGCTTGTTTCCGGATCACTTGCATATGATGACATCTGGTTTGGTGGTCGAACAAGGAACCCATGGAATATCGAGGAGTTCTCCACAGGTTCATCAGCCGGCCCTGCTGCCTGCACTTCAGCAG GTATGGTTCCATTCGCAATCGGATCAGAAACAGCTGGCTCTGTGACCTACCCTGCTGCACGCTGTGGCGTGACAGCATTGCGCCCAACGTTTGGCACTACTGGGCGAACTGGTGTAATGAGCATATCGGAAAGCTTG GACAAGCTTGGACCTTTCTGTCGAAGCGCCGCAGACTGTGCCATTGTTCTGGATGCCATTAGAGGAAAGGACCCAGATGATCTTTCGTCGAGAGACATTCCTCTTGGTGATCCGTTTTTGGTTGACATTAAAAAACTTACGGTCGGATATTTAGAAGATGCTGAGATGGAG GTTGTTCATGTTCTTGCATCAAAAGGTGTAAAAATGATCCCTTTCAAGCTAAACTACACAGTTGATTCTGTTCAAGGCATCCTAAATTTTACCATGGACGTCGACATGTTGGCTCACTTTGATGAATGGCAGCGCTCCCGCCATGATGATGTTTACGAAGCTCAAGAACAGTGGCCTACTGAACTCCACCGTGCACGTGTCATTCCTGCAGTAGATTATGTACAAGCACAAAGAGCAAGGGGGAAGTTAATCCGAGAAGTAAAAGAGAGTTTTACCGTGGATGCGTTCATTGGCAATGCAACTGATTGGGAGAGAGTTTGTTTGGGAAATCTTGTTGGTATACCTGTAATTGTTGTTCCAACAGGGTTTAAAAGCATATCAAATTCACCTCATAGCAACCATACTCGAAGAAGAACCACGATCACCACCGGCATTTATGCTCCTCCTGAGCGTGACCATATT GCTCTAGCACTAGCTATGGCTTTCCAATCCGTCACCAATCACCACAAGCAACGGCCTCCGATCGATAATCGTGGATCAAGTGATCCAATCCAAACTCTTCCCAAATGA